From Acidothermus cellulolyticus 11B, a single genomic window includes:
- a CDS encoding neocarzinostatin apoprotein domain-containing protein, with protein MHPTISITPAGPYTDGQTVHVTGSGFSPHESLVVEECANKGTNTGPGDCDLEGLVSITSDANGNVTADYKVKKGPFGANKIVCSASQPCLLSVTQPTPNPTEEADVPLSFQ; from the coding sequence CACCTGCGGGCCCGTACACCGACGGTCAAACGGTCCACGTGACCGGCAGCGGGTTCTCACCGCACGAGTCTCTCGTTGTCGAAGAGTGCGCGAACAAGGGCACGAACACCGGTCCGGGAGATTGCGACTTGGAGGGACTGGTGTCTATTACGTCGGACGCGAACGGGAATGTGACCGCGGATTACAAGGTGAAGAAGGGGCCGTTCGGCGCTAACAAGATTGTTTGCTCCGCGAGTCAACCGTGCCTGCTGTCCGTGACGCAGCCGACACCGAATCCGACCGAAGAAGCGGATGTACCGCTGAGCTTCCAGTGA
- a CDS encoding 3-hydroxyacyl-CoA dehydrogenase family protein, which produces MTTPLPPVIAVIGGGVMGSGIAGAFLRAGCNVILIERDEAAAEQARDRVERQLQRASGAAVDDGLARLTVGSDVAGIGQAGLIVEAVVEDVMAKRQVLAAAERHAPNARLLATNTSSISIDELAAGMARPDRFLGLHFFNPVLSSALVEVVVGTATASTAAAYAVDVVRALAKQPVTVHNSPGFASSRLGVLLALEAIRMVEEGVATPEDIDTVMTLGYRHPVGPLRLTDIVGLDVRLAIAEYLAGRLGPRFEPPRLLRDLVARGSLGRKAGRGFYVWPAESAGGGSRECGSSADQGD; this is translated from the coding sequence GTGACTACGCCTCTGCCGCCGGTGATCGCCGTCATCGGCGGCGGCGTGATGGGCTCCGGCATTGCCGGCGCATTTTTGCGTGCAGGATGCAACGTCATCTTGATCGAGCGGGATGAGGCAGCCGCTGAGCAGGCAAGGGACCGGGTGGAACGGCAGCTCCAGCGCGCCAGCGGCGCGGCGGTGGATGATGGCCTCGCCCGCTTGACGGTAGGGTCCGACGTCGCGGGTATTGGGCAGGCCGGGCTGATCGTAGAGGCGGTCGTCGAAGATGTCATGGCGAAACGGCAGGTGCTGGCCGCTGCGGAACGTCACGCACCCAACGCCCGATTGCTGGCGACGAATACCAGCAGCATTTCGATTGATGAACTGGCGGCCGGGATGGCGCGCCCCGATAGGTTTCTCGGTCTGCATTTCTTCAACCCGGTTCTCAGCAGTGCGCTCGTCGAAGTTGTCGTCGGGACAGCGACCGCGTCCACGGCGGCGGCATACGCGGTCGACGTGGTACGGGCGTTGGCTAAGCAGCCTGTCACGGTGCACAATTCACCAGGCTTTGCCAGCAGCAGGCTCGGCGTCCTTCTCGCATTGGAGGCAATACGCATGGTCGAGGAGGGTGTCGCCACGCCCGAAGATATTGACACTGTCATGACCCTCGGATATCGGCATCCGGTGGGACCGCTGCGGTTGACAGATATTGTCGGCCTAGACGTGCGGCTGGCGATTGCTGAGTATTTGGCCGGTCGACTGGGACCCCGTTTTGAACCACCCCGCCTCCTTCGCGATCTGGTTGCGCGCGGTTCGTTGGGCCGGAAGGCGGGCCGCGGGTTTTACGTGTGGCCGGCAGAGTCAGCTGGCGGCGGATCGAGAGAGTGCGGCAGTTCAGCAGATCAAGGAGATTAG
- a CDS encoding aldo/keto reductase, which translates to MEYRQLGRSGLRVSSLTLGTMTFGGVGWAAAVGSTDVDGARRQIAMALEAGVNLIDTADVYSAGLSEEIIAKALPVAREDVLIATKVRMPMGDGPNDAGLSRHHIIRSCEASLRRLGTDYIDLYQVHEWDGQTPLEETLAALDHLVSSGKVRYIGASNYAAWQLMKALGVSEKHGFTRFVSQQIYYSLQARDVEDELVPLSIDQGLGILVWSPLAGGLLSGKYRRGVRPESGRHLGNWNEPPVYDENKLYDTIDVLVDIAQNRGVSAAQVAIAWLLGRPGVTTVIIGARTDEQLADNLKAADLQLSAEERERLDKVSAQPLRYPFWHQAKTARDRLSPADLTLLGPHIAASQ; encoded by the coding sequence ATGGAGTATCGCCAGCTCGGACGGTCGGGTCTTCGGGTTTCGTCGCTCACCCTCGGCACGATGACCTTCGGAGGTGTGGGCTGGGCCGCTGCCGTCGGGTCGACGGACGTCGACGGAGCCCGGCGTCAGATCGCAATGGCTTTGGAGGCCGGCGTCAATCTCATCGACACCGCTGACGTGTATTCCGCCGGGCTCTCCGAAGAAATCATCGCGAAAGCACTTCCGGTGGCCCGCGAGGATGTTCTTATCGCAACCAAGGTGCGGATGCCGATGGGTGATGGGCCCAACGACGCAGGGCTCTCCCGGCATCACATCATCCGCAGCTGTGAGGCGAGTCTGCGCCGGTTGGGCACCGACTACATCGACCTGTACCAGGTGCACGAATGGGACGGCCAGACGCCGTTGGAGGAAACACTCGCAGCGCTTGACCACTTGGTCAGCTCGGGCAAGGTGCGGTACATTGGCGCGTCGAATTACGCTGCCTGGCAGTTGATGAAGGCGCTCGGTGTCTCCGAGAAGCACGGATTCACCCGCTTCGTCAGTCAGCAGATTTACTATTCGCTGCAGGCTAGGGACGTCGAAGATGAACTCGTTCCGTTGAGCATCGATCAGGGCCTTGGCATTCTCGTCTGGAGTCCGCTGGCCGGTGGCCTTCTCTCTGGGAAGTACCGCCGAGGAGTCCGCCCCGAATCCGGCCGGCATCTCGGCAATTGGAACGAGCCGCCGGTCTATGACGAGAACAAGTTGTACGACACCATTGATGTTCTCGTCGACATTGCGCAGAACCGCGGCGTCTCCGCCGCCCAGGTGGCGATTGCGTGGTTGCTGGGGCGGCCGGGTGTGACGACGGTCATCATCGGCGCGCGGACGGACGAGCAGCTGGCCGACAATCTGAAGGCCGCGGATCTGCAGTTGTCTGCCGAGGAACGGGAACGGTTGGACAAGGTAAGCGCCCAGCCGCTGCGTTACCCGTTCTGGCACCAGGCCAAGACGGCACGCGACCGCCTCAGCCCTGCCGATCTGACCCTGCTTGGTCCGCACATTGCGGCGTCGCAGTGA
- a CDS encoding TIGR03086 family metal-binding protein yields MSDAITQLATALDTTERIIAAIRPDQWHNATPCAEWDVHAVASHLVLGHRLFVRALHGEEFAAGSRPSGPPQITEDVRTAYRSSADELLAAFREAGALERLIVVPAGRVPGQAALYLRLVEAVVHGWDLARATGQPIDFPEEPVRTALEFTKKRFAQQPPGPGPFAPPQPVSEGAPAITQLVGLLGRSSADLTT; encoded by the coding sequence GTGTCTGACGCAATCACTCAATTGGCAACAGCACTTGACACGACGGAGCGCATCATCGCCGCCATCCGCCCCGACCAGTGGCACAATGCCACGCCGTGCGCGGAATGGGACGTCCATGCGGTCGCCAGTCACCTGGTCCTCGGGCATCGTCTATTCGTCCGCGCCTTGCACGGTGAGGAGTTCGCCGCGGGTTCCCGGCCGTCGGGGCCGCCACAGATCACCGAGGATGTCCGCACCGCGTATCGAAGCAGCGCCGATGAACTTCTCGCCGCATTCCGCGAAGCAGGCGCTCTCGAACGCCTGATCGTCGTCCCCGCCGGCCGTGTTCCCGGACAGGCCGCCCTCTACCTGCGCCTCGTCGAGGCGGTGGTGCACGGCTGGGATCTAGCCCGCGCTACCGGCCAGCCGATCGACTTTCCGGAGGAACCGGTCCGGACGGCGCTGGAATTCACGAAAAAGCGGTTCGCTCAACAGCCTCCCGGGCCTGGTCCATTCGCGCCGCCGCAACCGGTGAGCGAAGGCGCGCCGGCAATTACGCAACTTGTCGGCCTGCTGGGCCGGTCCAGCGCAGATCTGACGACGTGA
- a CDS encoding prenyltransferase: protein MPTRHVTPNRNPRRRLAWAGAFTGFYPTSAAELSTFGPITRFLYAARSVILVISAQAALIAGLLAATDRRFQPVPFLLLFIAFVVLHAISNISNDYFGFRRGHDTPESPRRRYTLHPIASGVVSPRALAVGIGILGTVALLIGGYFIFLRGWTAAALAIAGAGLLWGYDAAPRALKELGLGEFAAFIVWGPLMIGGGYYVLTGTWSAAAFLAAVPYGLGVSSILVGKHIDQRGYDAGHGQRTLPVLLGATTARRLTIGMIIAMYAAVVAAVASGLLSVATLVVFLAAPRAMRALRVLSRPAPEQPPPGYIGWPLWFHRVCLVHNRLYGWLFLAGLAVGALWPGSVL, encoded by the coding sequence GTGCCGACACGTCACGTTACCCCTAACCGGAACCCCCGGCGCCGGTTGGCGTGGGCGGGAGCTTTCACCGGCTTTTATCCGACCAGTGCCGCCGAACTGTCCACCTTCGGACCGATCACACGGTTTCTGTACGCCGCGCGCAGCGTCATCCTGGTCATTTCCGCCCAAGCAGCACTCATCGCCGGACTGCTTGCCGCGACCGACCGGCGGTTCCAACCCGTCCCCTTCCTTTTGCTCTTCATCGCGTTCGTCGTGTTGCATGCCATCAGCAACATTTCCAACGACTACTTCGGTTTCCGGCGGGGGCATGACACGCCGGAATCACCGCGGCGGCGCTATACACTGCATCCCATTGCCAGCGGCGTTGTCTCTCCGCGTGCTCTCGCGGTCGGCATCGGCATTCTCGGGACGGTTGCGCTCCTTATCGGTGGATATTTCATTTTTCTCCGCGGGTGGACGGCCGCGGCTCTCGCCATCGCGGGAGCCGGGTTGCTCTGGGGGTACGACGCTGCACCGCGCGCCCTCAAAGAGCTCGGACTCGGCGAATTCGCAGCGTTCATCGTCTGGGGCCCGCTCATGATCGGCGGAGGCTACTACGTCCTGACTGGGACGTGGTCGGCCGCCGCCTTTCTCGCCGCGGTTCCGTACGGACTCGGCGTTTCATCAATCCTCGTCGGCAAACATATTGACCAACGCGGGTACGACGCCGGCCACGGCCAGCGGACACTGCCTGTGCTGCTCGGGGCAACGACGGCGAGACGCCTCACGATCGGCATGATTATTGCCATGTACGCCGCCGTCGTGGCGGCCGTCGCGTCCGGTCTCCTCAGCGTGGCCACCTTGGTTGTGTTCCTCGCTGCGCCGCGGGCGATGCGGGCGCTTCGCGTTCTCTCCCGGCCTGCACCCGAACAACCACCTCCGGGATACATCGGCTGGCCACTCTGGTTCCATCGGGTCTGCCTGGTTCACAACCGCTTGTACGGTTGGCTCTTTCTTGCCGGCCTCGCCGTCGGGGCACTCTGGCCCGGTTCGGTTCTCTAG
- a CDS encoding cryptochrome/photolyase family protein: MLNTALPPTKRPIVYWFRRDLRLADSPALVAAARAAGAEPIVPLFVVDPRAGRGAGPNRWQFLASCLEELDRQLGGALTLRRAPGVGGAAAVAAIVAGFAAEVGAEIVVASGETTPYGRRRDRIVAERLAAEDRRLLLLDTPYCVAPGRLRRTGGHPYRVFSAFYRAWLAEPVEAPYERPAARFDALVSDGEATDLVDAAGRGYDVSPSWWRDLPLGPAPHLPAAGERAAIDRLTQFCESALPQYDRHRDRPDMAGTSRLSADLHFGTLHPRTVRDAARKTVEGPALDRFLAELAWREFFADVLWHRPDAAWHSWDPIGRHLAVDDGPQARERFTAWARGETGYGLVDAGMRQLLSEGWMHNRVRMVSASFLVKDLHLDWRWGARWFLWHLVDGDIASNNLNWQWVAGIGTDAAPYHRIFNPDRQAERFDPDGAYRRRYCADLPARLSIVNHKAERAEALTRWAAAKAAVRHESTAD, encoded by the coding sequence GTGTTGAACACCGCATTGCCGCCCACGAAAAGACCGATCGTGTATTGGTTCCGCCGGGACTTGCGGCTGGCTGATTCGCCGGCACTTGTGGCGGCAGCCCGCGCCGCGGGAGCTGAACCGATCGTGCCGCTCTTCGTTGTCGATCCCCGCGCCGGGCGCGGCGCCGGCCCAAATCGGTGGCAGTTTCTTGCCAGCTGCCTGGAGGAGCTCGACCGGCAACTGGGCGGGGCGTTGACCCTTAGGCGGGCGCCAGGGGTCGGCGGCGCGGCTGCGGTCGCGGCCATAGTGGCTGGCTTCGCGGCCGAGGTCGGCGCCGAGATTGTGGTAGCGAGTGGGGAGACCACGCCTTATGGACGGCGACGCGACCGCATCGTGGCGGAGCGTCTTGCGGCGGAGGACCGGCGACTGCTCCTCCTGGATACGCCATACTGCGTCGCCCCCGGGCGGCTCAGGCGGACCGGCGGGCATCCCTACCGGGTATTCAGCGCTTTCTACCGCGCCTGGCTGGCCGAACCTGTCGAAGCGCCGTATGAGCGACCGGCCGCCCGCTTCGACGCACTCGTATCTGATGGAGAGGCGACGGATCTGGTCGATGCTGCCGGGCGCGGCTACGATGTTTCACCGTCGTGGTGGCGGGATCTCCCCTTAGGCCCCGCGCCACACCTGCCAGCGGCGGGCGAACGGGCTGCCATCGACCGGCTTACCCAATTCTGCGAAAGTGCTTTGCCGCAATACGACCGGCATCGGGACCGACCCGACATGGCGGGCACATCGCGGCTCTCCGCCGACCTCCATTTCGGCACGCTGCACCCGCGGACGGTGCGGGATGCTGCCCGCAAGACCGTGGAAGGTCCTGCGCTGGATCGGTTTCTCGCTGAACTTGCATGGCGCGAGTTCTTTGCCGACGTGCTGTGGCACCGACCGGATGCCGCGTGGCACTCGTGGGATCCCATCGGACGTCACCTGGCCGTGGACGACGGACCGCAGGCGCGGGAGCGTTTCACCGCGTGGGCGCGGGGTGAGACCGGATACGGCCTGGTCGACGCCGGAATGCGTCAGCTGCTGTCCGAAGGCTGGATGCACAACCGCGTACGTATGGTGTCGGCGAGTTTCCTGGTAAAAGACCTGCATCTCGATTGGCGGTGGGGCGCGCGGTGGTTCCTGTGGCACCTTGTTGACGGCGATATCGCCTCAAATAATCTGAACTGGCAGTGGGTGGCCGGAATTGGCACCGATGCGGCGCCGTACCACCGGATCTTCAATCCCGATCGCCAAGCGGAGCGCTTTGACCCTGACGGTGCTTATCGCCGTCGGTACTGCGCTGATTTGCCTGCCCGACTGTCGATCGTGAATCACAAAGCGGAACGGGCGGAGGCGCTGACTCGTTGGGCGGCGGCGAAAGCCGCGGTCCGCCATGAATCCACCGCCGATTAG
- a CDS encoding ABC transporter permease, whose protein sequence is MTETVSDSRRTSATTPVPRGVLGPALAMEWVRARSILSTWVILGCCVASALLAYLVGRGQADLREATNGSLGSASLDTWISVVTAPVSTTAILVGIFAAMAIGHEFRYGTIDVVLTHLPRRRVLFAAKTITVCGYGVVAGVVALVLGAAVLAGAGLWNRVGGDAVTPGLFAGLMCRSALVACGFGLVFLAVTALTRSMRWGIILPIIWLNFVEVAIGAVPAMNKGVWRYALPFRDAQSALDPSRHGFDTAGGTNPWLSLGVFLAAAVIVGWVSAERFSRMDV, encoded by the coding sequence ATGACCGAAACCGTCTCGGACAGCCGGCGGACTTCCGCCACGACACCAGTGCCGCGCGGTGTACTTGGGCCGGCGCTCGCGATGGAGTGGGTGCGGGCCCGATCCATTCTGTCCACGTGGGTGATTCTGGGTTGCTGTGTTGCCTCGGCCCTTCTGGCATACCTTGTGGGCCGCGGCCAAGCAGACCTTCGTGAGGCAACCAATGGCAGTCTCGGCAGCGCGTCGCTCGACACCTGGATATCGGTCGTCACGGCGCCGGTCTCTACCACTGCCATTCTCGTCGGCATTTTCGCGGCCATGGCAATAGGGCATGAGTTTCGGTACGGGACTATCGACGTAGTGCTGACCCACCTGCCGCGCCGACGCGTTCTTTTCGCCGCCAAAACCATCACGGTGTGCGGGTACGGCGTGGTAGCCGGCGTCGTAGCGCTTGTGCTGGGCGCCGCCGTCCTCGCTGGCGCCGGGTTGTGGAATCGCGTCGGAGGCGACGCGGTAACACCTGGGCTCTTTGCCGGCCTGATGTGCCGTTCTGCACTCGTGGCCTGTGGCTTCGGACTGGTTTTCCTCGCGGTCACCGCGCTGACCCGGAGCATGCGCTGGGGCATTATTCTGCCCATCATCTGGCTGAATTTCGTGGAAGTCGCGATCGGCGCCGTCCCGGCCATGAACAAGGGAGTCTGGCGTTACGCGCTCCCGTTCCGCGACGCCCAGAGCGCGCTGGACCCGTCGCGCCACGGCTTCGACACTGCCGGTGGCACCAATCCGTGGCTCAGCCTCGGTGTTTTTCTCGCAGCTGCCGTCATCGTCGGGTGGGTCAGTGCGGAGCGTTTCTCGCGGATGGATGTGTAA
- a CDS encoding ABC transporter ATP-binding protein, with protein sequence MNVEAVHLGKRFGSRVAVDDLSFTLEPGSITGFLGPNGAGKTTTLRLMLGLARGSGQTLFAGKSLSAYRPGTPVVGCHLQPRAFHPKRRARAHLDMLGRIHSVSPQRIDEVLAEVGLTDVANQRAGGFSLGMAQRLGLAAAILARPPVLFLDEPMNGLDAHAVYWFRTFLRSYADQGHVVFVSSHLMSEMQLLADRVIIIARGRLVADEKMETLLQRYGKPEVLARADDNGRLVAELHRMGIAAHLRDDGFVVADVDDTGIVATAATTAAVKLLELRQERSSLEQVYLELTAQSQEFVPSRSTP encoded by the coding sequence ATGAACGTGGAAGCCGTGCACCTTGGCAAGCGTTTCGGCAGCCGGGTTGCCGTCGATGACCTGTCGTTCACCCTCGAACCCGGTTCGATCACCGGCTTTCTGGGACCAAACGGTGCTGGTAAGACAACAACGCTGCGCCTGATGCTCGGACTGGCTCGGGGCAGCGGCCAGACCCTCTTCGCCGGCAAGAGCCTGTCGGCGTACCGGCCTGGCACGCCGGTCGTCGGGTGTCATCTCCAGCCGCGCGCCTTCCACCCCAAGCGCCGAGCCCGCGCACACCTCGACATGCTCGGCCGCATCCACTCGGTGTCGCCTCAGCGCATCGATGAGGTTCTGGCGGAAGTGGGTCTAACCGACGTGGCCAACCAGCGCGCGGGCGGCTTCTCCCTCGGTATGGCCCAGCGCCTGGGTCTGGCGGCGGCGATCCTGGCGCGGCCGCCGGTGCTCTTCTTGGACGAACCGATGAATGGGCTCGACGCCCACGCGGTCTACTGGTTCCGCACCTTCCTACGCAGCTACGCAGATCAGGGTCACGTCGTCTTCGTGTCCAGTCACCTGATGAGCGAAATGCAACTGCTAGCCGACCGCGTCATCATCATCGCCCGCGGGCGCCTGGTCGCCGACGAGAAAATGGAGACCCTTCTCCAGCGGTACGGAAAACCGGAAGTGCTGGCGCGGGCCGACGACAACGGGCGACTGGTCGCCGAACTGCACCGCATGGGAATAGCCGCTCACCTCCGGGACGACGGATTCGTCGTGGCAGACGTTGACGACACCGGAATCGTCGCGACCGCCGCGACGACGGCGGCGGTAAAACTCCTGGAATTGCGGCAGGAACGATCGTCCCTCGAACAGGTATACCTCGAATTGACCGCCCAATCGCAGGAATTCGTGCCGTCGAGGAGCACGCCATGA
- the purU gene encoding formyltetrahydrofolate deformylase — protein MNRCILTLSCPDRLGIVHAVSGFLADRGANILDSQQFGDRSTRRFFMRVHIECTDPRIGIAELRRDFSAVAEAFSMTWQIHDEEERTRTIIMVSRLGHCLNDLLYRWHIGALPADIVAVVSNHRDFEDLAASYGIPYHYIPVTPETKAQAEDKLLALVDEASVDLIVLARYMQILSPTVCERLPGKIINIHHSFLPSFRGARPYHQAYERGVKLIGATAHYVTATLDEGPIIEQEVARVDHTYDVAHLAEVGRDLECLALARAVRWHLEHRVLLDGNKTVVFR, from the coding sequence GTGAACCGATGCATCCTCACCTTGTCGTGCCCGGATCGGCTCGGCATCGTGCACGCGGTCAGCGGATTCCTCGCCGACCGCGGAGCGAATATTCTTGACAGCCAGCAATTCGGTGACCGCAGCACCCGGCGGTTCTTCATGCGCGTGCACATTGAATGCACCGACCCCCGCATCGGTATCGCCGAGCTTCGCCGCGATTTTTCTGCGGTCGCCGAAGCCTTTTCGATGACCTGGCAAATCCACGACGAGGAGGAACGTACCCGCACCATCATCATGGTGTCACGGTTGGGACACTGTCTCAACGACTTGCTGTATCGCTGGCACATCGGTGCTTTACCGGCGGATATCGTCGCGGTGGTCTCCAATCACCGGGATTTCGAGGATTTAGCGGCGTCCTATGGAATTCCGTACCATTACATTCCTGTGACACCGGAAACCAAGGCGCAAGCCGAAGACAAACTGCTCGCTCTCGTCGACGAAGCGAGCGTCGACCTCATCGTCCTCGCCCGGTACATGCAAATTCTCTCCCCCACGGTCTGCGAACGCCTCCCCGGGAAAATCATCAATATTCACCACTCATTCCTCCCGAGTTTCCGCGGAGCGCGGCCGTACCACCAGGCCTACGAACGCGGCGTCAAACTCATCGGCGCAACCGCCCACTACGTCACCGCAACACTCGACGAAGGTCCCATCATCGAACAGGAAGTAGCCCGAGTCGATCACACGTACGACGTCGCCCACCTAGCCGAAGTAGGCCGCGATCTCGAATGCCTCGCCCTGGCACGGGCGGTCCGATGGCATCTCGAACACCGCGTCCTGCTCGACGGCAACAAAACAGTGGTATTCCGCTAG
- a CDS encoding type II toxin-antitoxin system VapB family antitoxin encodes MIFKAVQEGRPYPPHGFTQREWSTVPPQLVRLDELITTKRVLALDVLLDDDSTFYGDLFPHVVRWRGELYLEDGLHRALRAALQQRTSVHARVLDLDVAQSDGGPDAMAEDAVSPATAGRQGSFDED; translated from the coding sequence GTGATCTTCAAGGCGGTACAAGAGGGTCGCCCGTATCCGCCTCATGGATTCACGCAGCGGGAGTGGTCCACGGTGCCGCCGCAACTGGTCCGTCTCGACGAACTGATTACGACGAAACGCGTGCTCGCGCTTGACGTTCTGCTCGATGACGACTCGACGTTCTACGGCGACCTCTTCCCGCACGTCGTCCGGTGGCGCGGCGAGCTCTACCTCGAAGATGGCCTGCACCGGGCCCTCCGCGCTGCGCTGCAGCAACGAACGTCGGTCCACGCCCGGGTCCTTGATCTGGATGTTGCTCAGTCCGACGGCGGTCCGGACGCGATGGCCGAGGACGCCGTCTCGCCGGCGACCGCGGGCCGTCAGGGCTCCTTCGACGAGGACTGA
- the mscL gene encoding large conductance mechanosensitive channel protein MscL, with protein sequence MSGFRKFLLRGNVVDLAVAVVIGAAFSGLVQSFVKDFLTPLIGLIGGKGLFANRSFTVRHSVFSYGDFVNAVITFVIVAAVVYYLVVLPFSALLARFQKAPEPDTPTRTCPECLSAIPAAARRCAFCTAVSEPQATES encoded by the coding sequence ATGTCTGGTTTCCGGAAATTCTTGCTCCGCGGCAATGTCGTCGATCTGGCCGTCGCCGTCGTCATTGGAGCAGCGTTCTCTGGATTGGTGCAATCGTTCGTGAAAGATTTCCTGACGCCGCTCATCGGACTCATTGGCGGCAAGGGGCTTTTTGCAAATCGCAGCTTCACCGTGCGGCACAGCGTCTTCAGCTACGGCGATTTCGTCAATGCTGTTATCACCTTTGTCATTGTCGCCGCCGTGGTGTACTACCTCGTGGTCTTGCCGTTCAGTGCCCTGCTGGCTCGTTTCCAAAAAGCGCCCGAGCCGGACACGCCAACCCGGACCTGCCCGGAGTGTCTGAGCGCTATCCCGGCTGCGGCGCGGCGCTGTGCGTTCTGCACCGCGGTCTCCGAGCCGCAGGCAACAGAGTCGTAA
- a CDS encoding SAF domain-containing protein yields the protein MTWQARRPRRPIRASLDALRWLSAVPPGLQDAAYWSRAQPRSGRDRLRDALERAGRLLRRRRRLLAAACLVVAVGGIVQSLTPRPPATVDVVVAQRDLPAGATIRDADVRLAAFPTNLQPAGTLHRLVEVTGRRLISPVRRGEPLTDVRFGGGAHPAPGLVAVPIHVADGAVTKLFSPGMSVDVLAADPDAPLGTPAVVVATDVDVLAVPSNGSDPAGDGSALLFVAASAWQARLLAQAQARSPLVLAVHDSTQIPQNDAPS from the coding sequence GTGACCTGGCAAGCGCGCCGCCCTCGGCGGCCGATCCGCGCGTCGCTGGACGCGCTCCGGTGGTTGTCGGCGGTGCCGCCGGGATTGCAGGACGCCGCATATTGGTCGCGGGCGCAACCGCGGTCAGGGCGGGATCGGCTCCGCGACGCGCTGGAGCGGGCGGGGCGGCTGTTGCGGCGTCGCCGGCGACTCCTCGCCGCGGCATGCCTCGTGGTCGCCGTGGGCGGCATCGTCCAGAGCCTGACGCCTCGCCCACCCGCGACGGTTGACGTCGTCGTCGCTCAGCGGGACTTGCCGGCGGGAGCGACAATTCGCGATGCCGACGTCCGGCTCGCCGCGTTTCCAACGAACCTGCAACCGGCCGGAACCCTGCATCGGCTGGTCGAGGTGACCGGCAGGCGGCTCATCTCGCCGGTGCGCCGCGGCGAGCCACTCACCGATGTGAGGTTCGGCGGCGGTGCGCACCCCGCACCCGGACTGGTAGCCGTCCCGATCCACGTCGCTGACGGCGCGGTCACAAAGCTGTTTTCCCCGGGCATGTCGGTCGATGTGCTGGCCGCAGACCCCGATGCGCCGCTCGGCACGCCGGCGGTCGTTGTCGCGACGGACGTCGACGTGCTCGCTGTTCCGTCGAACGGCTCGGACCCTGCGGGGGACGGCAGTGCGCTTCTCTTCGTCGCCGCCAGCGCCTGGCAAGCACGATTGCTCGCTCAAGCGCAGGCGAGGAGTCCGCTTGTTCTCGCCGTACACGATTCGACCCAGATTCCGCAAAACGATGCGCCGTCGTAA
- a CDS encoding S-methyl-5'-thioadenosine phosphorylase, translating into MATTSAVIGVLGGTGFYELLDDAQPAATGTPFGEPSEPPLIGKIAGRAVAFIPRHGKDHRFPPHLVPYQANIWALHALGVRQVLAVAAVGSLREEIGVGRLVIPDQVVDRTYGRPQTYFDRVGGVFHAPFADPYCPVGRRTVIDAARRHGWEPVETGTLVVVEGPRFSSRAESRFHAAQGWSIVGMTGQPEAALARELGLCYTAVALVTDVDAGIREGEGVTEAEVIAQFTRNVERIRTTIATAIELLPERPECDCAQKGNPDLAAALHAASR; encoded by the coding sequence GTGGCAACGACATCTGCAGTTATCGGTGTCCTCGGCGGCACCGGTTTTTACGAACTACTCGACGACGCGCAGCCCGCTGCCACCGGCACCCCGTTCGGCGAGCCGAGCGAGCCGCCTCTTATCGGGAAGATCGCGGGACGCGCCGTGGCATTCATCCCGCGGCACGGCAAGGACCATCGCTTTCCGCCGCACCTCGTGCCCTACCAGGCGAACATCTGGGCGTTGCACGCTCTGGGAGTTCGACAGGTTCTCGCTGTCGCGGCGGTGGGGTCGCTGCGGGAGGAGATCGGCGTCGGTCGCTTGGTTATCCCGGACCAGGTCGTCGACCGCACCTATGGGCGGCCGCAGACTTACTTCGATCGGGTGGGCGGGGTCTTCCACGCACCCTTCGCCGACCCGTACTGTCCGGTCGGCCGGCGCACGGTTATTGATGCGGCGCGGAGACACGGCTGGGAGCCCGTGGAGACCGGAACGCTCGTGGTGGTCGAAGGTCCGCGCTTCTCAAGCCGAGCAGAATCACGGTTCCACGCCGCCCAGGGCTGGTCGATCGTAGGCATGACCGGCCAGCCGGAGGCAGCGCTCGCCCGCGAACTGGGCCTGTGCTATACGGCGGTTGCTCTCGTCACCGACGTCGACGCCGGCATCCGCGAGGGTGAGGGCGTGACCGAAGCCGAGGTGATCGCGCAATTCACCCGGAACGTCGAGCGCATCCGTACGACGATCGCCACCGCCATTGAGTTGCTGCCCGAGCGGCCAGAGTGCGATTGTGCGCAGAAAGGAAATCCCGATCTCGCTGCGGCGTTGCACGCCGCCTCCCGGTGA